The window AGAAATCTTCTCAATTCGAGGATCTGATTTACATCACTCAAAATTAATACTTTTGCTCTGTATATTTATTTTAGTATTTTAAAAAAATGGTAATGTGGACAATTGATAAGAGGAGTAGTTTAGCCATAGTATCCATAGCTGCCATATCCTCGTCCGAAGCCTCCGAATCCGCGGCCGAATCCTCCAAACCCTCCAAAGCCGCCCAGGCCTCCATAGCCTCTCAAGTAACCAGGATCAGCTTCAGGCtcagcagcagcctcagcaatAGGCTCAGCGCTCCTCTTTCCACGATATCCATAGCCTCCATATCCTCCTCTCAAGCCTCCAAAACCTCCAAAGCCTCCAAAGCCTCTTAAGCCACCAAAACCTCCGAAGCCTCCCCGGTAACCAGGCTCGGCATCTGGGGAAGGTGCAGCGTTTGTGGCAGCCAAGCAGAATGTGGCCAAGACGGCAACAGTGACCTGTTGGATTGACATGAACATTTACTTTATATCTTATTTTAATTATCTTTTAAGTACTAGTCTTTCGTGACGATAAGTTGTCAAATCACAGTGAAAAAAGCAGAGGAGTGTTTATAGAAAATATAATTACTTGGCCAAAAGTTACTTCTGCTTGTCAACATAGGTACATACACCTCActtatttattttaatatttttaaagaGTTTCGCTTCCTTAAAAAGCCAGAGAAAAACAAATATGATTCACAACTGTAGTAATGACTGGTTTATACATAGAAATTAATTATGCTGAAAACATTGTCAATATTGACTAATGGATATAGCTCATGACAATATATTCTAAGTTGGCGTTAAGCCTATCCCTAACACAAATGTAGAAAAATGGTTCTTACTGTATACTTCcacttaaaaaaattaatttttttatctaTTACTGGGAACTACTTGAGTTAGATGCTGTAACTTACCAGGGAGTTCATGGCTCAAGAGTATGTGACGAATGTGAGAAGCTGGAGAAAGGGCTTCCTTTTATATCACTTTGGAATAAGACCCGCCCACACTGTCACTGTTCCTGCATTTTCAAGGACATGacttcagctctctctctctctctctctctctctctctctctctctctctctcgtctctctctctctctctctctctctctctctctctctctctctctctctctctctctctctctctctctctctctctctctctctctaatttttttacacagggtttgacaaggttaaggatccctagtttcattgacaagctatttacaggttaaggattcctaactttatttacaagctagaaGCTATTACCTacgtcagctcatttgaaagcatttttattgttatgagacatacaagtagggaacagtatgaagttggagccatctgtgggccagcattttcatctgatcaactgacgttatctcgttgacatcattatgctgtacgaatatgttccatactcgagtcatcctgggtatatatgatctcagatggagtgatgttcttgagaagggtacagccagagtgaagttgctgctttctgcccatcttgtggtacaaaagcttgtttcacgctgtcctcaaagtggatccaagtgtggtactttgacaatattggccttgtacataacagtaaggccacccatatccctcctgtgttgaaggctctcctGAAATGAtaaatctatccaggatgggcccAGGCAAGAGATAAGAccccttgctctgttctccactctgttaagcagtcacagatgagaggggagggcaggcgaatcaagaaagtggagcatactcaaggcgtgagcgtacttgtgcctcgtacaagatCTTGCAaaccctgctgtcaagcagatgcgagatacggcaaagtgctgtaagttTCCTGTCTGCCATGCTTGCAAGATTtgcaacgtggtttttcatggtccgtttggagtcaaatttcaccccatggATATCAACtttttccccaggtgccaacactttcccattcatccttactactgcactggcattaccatcatggtgcctagagatccttatcatttgtgttttctcaggtgcaaatgttacttgccatctatttccccaagctgatataactctgagctggtgattgatgtagcttaaagcagctgcatttcttctcttggataaatgaATGTCAGTTTACAGTCGTCTGcttatgcatgggattctgggatgagatgaagaaggtcattgaagaggccctggtgccacacccggtcgaaagcaccagcaatgtcaagTGCTACCACAGacctgactttggattcatccagtgactggtgccacttagttgCCTTGAGATTTTTGTCTCCAGGaacttgccagtgattgacaggagtgacactggtctatagttgttgatttctgctctgctctactttttgtgaacagggactacattttcctctttccacagagaaggccatgtacactgtactagacagtgctgaaagatgctggttagaagtgctgctagctagtctgcacatcttctcagcaatcttgggctcaacttgtctgggcccacagccttttcttggtcaagtgatttgaGAAGGAAGTGCACCTTATTGTTACAGCTgccagttttgacacagttcttgcagctagccagggAGGGTCCctcgctggatcaggaacttgcattttggtagcaaagtgttcggcaaagaggtctgctttctcttgactactagcagaagtggtcccatcctgtcgatttagaggtggaatgagttcatcaggcagataaccttgtctgtccttgacaagGGACCACCAGGTATGGAGCATACCCTACCTGATACTAGCTTTCTTTTTCTATCcatctcccatttagcgatggcccacttttgaaggtcaccatatgcctacaggcttgcctgtgcaagttcctgttataagtggtaggatgtctcttatactttcgccatgccttgtacttagcagtagcagtctctctacaacgaaagccaaaccaagtctgatctgtaggcttcgttacatattgccggtgaggaatgtgttcttgttgattaaggatgtgtccagtgaaggctttcacttggttgtcaatatccccatggagaagagcattccaattggtTGTGGCAAGCTCAGAGTATAGGGCTAGACAATTACCTCTTTCTCAtaaccaggttgtgcgtgtggactcctcacctcgttcttttGGGAtgttaagtgtcgtaaaaacagccttgtggtcagacgatccaacgtagccgaggggttgacaagtgactataccttctgctagatcgctcactactgggtcaaaggaggaaccagagatgtgagtagggaaatcaacaaagtttctcatgtcaaatattgcaagaaggtcatcaaagtccctctttataaggtgttggttgaggtcaccaacaattaagACATGTTGACAGTTGtattgtagcagaagggagtccacattttccattaggaagttgatgggatctgcatgttgccactgaggtctgttcATTGCACATgatagtacagaggtactagtgtttatgcatagcttgaagaacattatttcaagatgagtagagatggcaacatcaatgtgctgggcatgtacacttttagagaggcacacagcaacacctcctctttGCCCTTGCCTGTCCCTTCTCATCCATGAAGTATAgctagcaattcttgcaaaattttctggagtcctgtcgtccaaaaatgtttcaacaacagctatcatgtcgggacgtcgagagttcacaaaactgtgtgtgagctctccaacattaataatgaaatgtgtaatgttggtgtgaaggcttactcagtcctgtaacaacttcagacagtattaccaaggctggctcctcctcaggaaaattaatgaatagaaaaggaaataataattcacaaagataaacactttattatttagtaatgcaaagataaaacattgaaagatgactgtgtatcctacttgaaagaaaaatgaaaaatgaaattaaaaaatgaCATttaaattcaacgctaatatgtacagttatactggagtgtctggtggaggttgacacagtcttctagaaattgtagccgttactgatgatgtgggagagtcacaggtgttggtgacagcccaacaactagttcttcacagagtctatagccttgaatagtcagtccagatgacaggaacgcaggttctttaccacttcGAAGATAAAAGGTAGTAGTCTGCGGTTTACTGTaagtaatcaggtaggtagatcaataAGTGACGTCTTATGAccttttcagtccgtctccttcagcaCTTCGTTAGTtggcagatgacccgagctgtcattccaagctggaaagagacacagattacccactgcttaagaaatcactctccatgataaatactgtatttaaaagcaatggtgattatctaaacatctaacatggagataaaggctgaaaggactaagtttattattggtcaaaagtgaggctttcaaccaatatgttcactagaataggagcagaagcttttacttacagttgtgccgggagctgtgagtcaagtgattactgtaaagtaaaaggacacaagtgcaactaatgtgacattttattgtggcaacgtttcgctctccaggagctttatcaagcttgataaagctcctggagagcgaaacattgccacaataaaatgtcacattagttgtacttgtgtccttttactttacatactgtcggtaattctaccaactttattacaagtgattactgtttggtctgagccccacacgtcacctttcaggaTGGGGAAAAAAtgggggaggggatagcgggagctagactgact of the Cherax quadricarinatus isolate ZL_2023a chromosome 79, ASM3850222v1, whole genome shotgun sequence genome contains:
- the LOC128702791 gene encoding neuropeptide-like protein 31; protein product: MNSLVTVAVLATFCLAATNAAPSPDAEPGYRGGFGGFGGLRGFGGFGGFGGLRGGYGGYGYRGKRSAEPIAEAAAEPEADPGYLRGYGGLGGFGGFGGFGRGFGGFGRGYGSYGYYG